A window of Acinetobacter sp. TR3 contains these coding sequences:
- the rpoB gene encoding DNA-directed RNA polymerase subunit beta: MAYSYTEKKRIRKNFGKLPHVMEAPYLLSIQVDSYRTFLQGGKTPKNREDIGLQAAFRSVFPIESYSGNAALEFVEYSLGKPEFDVRECILRGSTYAAPMRVKIRLIIKDRETKSIKDVREQEVYMGEMPLMTDNGTFVINGTERVIVSQLHRSPGVFFDHDKGKTHSSGKVLYSARIIPYRGSWLDFEFDAKDLVFVRIDRRRKLLATVILRALNYSNEQILNLFYEKVPVYLDMGSYQIDLVPDRLRGEMAQFDILDNDGKAIVEQGKRINARHVRQMEAANLAKLSVPDEYLYERITAEDITLKSGDVIPANTVLSHDIMVKIAEGGVKQFNILFTNDIDRGPFVADTLRADTTTGREEALVEIYKVMRPGEPPTKEAAENLFNNLFFSSERYDLSPVGRMKFNRRLGRPYEVGTDQKSREVEGILSHDDIIDVLRTLVEIRNGKGEVDDIDHLGNRRVRSVGEMTENQFRVGLVRVERAVKERLSQAETDNLSPQDLINAKPVAAAIKEFFGSSQLSQFMDQNNPLSEITHKRRVSALGPGGLTRERAGFEVRDVHQTHYGRVCPIETPEGPNIGLINSLSVYAKANDFGFLETPYRKVVDGRVTDEVEYLSAIEEVGTVIAQADSAVDKDGTLTEEMVSVRHQGDFVRMSPERVTHMDVSAQQVVSVAASLIPFLEHDDANRALMGSNMQRQAVPTLRADKPLVGTGMEANVARDSGVCVIADRGGAIEYVDASRIVIRVNEDEMIAGEAGVDIYNLIKYTRSNQNTCINQNVIVNLGDKVARGDILADGPSTDMGELALGQNMRVAFMTWNGYNYEDSILLSERVLQEDRLTSIHIQELSCVARDTKLGAEEITADIPNVGEAALSKLDESGIVYIGAEVTAGDILVGKVTPKGETQLTPEEKLLRAIFGEKAADVKDSSLRVPSGTKGTVIDVQVFTRDGLEKDERAQAIEKAQLDAYRKDLKEEYKIFEEAARERIVRLLKGQESNGGGSTKRGDKLSEDVLSGLELVDLLEIQPNDEAIAERLTQIQVFLKEKSYEIDEKFAEKKRKLSTGDELTTGVLKVVKVYLAVKRRIQPGDKMAGRHGNKGVVSNILPVEDMPHDANGVPVDIVLNPLGVPSRMNVGQILETHLGMAAKGLGDKIEKMLKEQRTVIELREFLDKIYNKVGGEQEELDSLTDAEILALSGNLRAGVPLATPVFDGAEESQIKDLLELADISRTGQTVLFDGRTGEQFDRPVTVGYMYMLKLNHLVDDKMHARSTGSYSLVTQQPLGGKAQFGGQRFGEMEVWALEAYGAAYTLQEMLTVKSDDVEGRTRIYKNIVDGNHYMDPGMPESFNVLTKEIRSLGINIELKNGD; this comes from the coding sequence ATGGCATACTCATATACCGAAAAGAAACGGATCCGTAAGAATTTTGGTAAATTGCCCCACGTAATGGAAGCACCGTACTTACTGTCGATTCAGGTCGATTCGTACCGTACATTCTTACAAGGCGGTAAAACTCCAAAAAATCGCGAAGATATCGGTCTCCAAGCCGCATTTCGTTCAGTTTTTCCTATTGAAAGTTATTCTGGCAATGCTGCTTTAGAATTTGTTGAGTATAGTCTTGGTAAGCCTGAGTTTGACGTACGTGAATGTATTTTACGTGGTTCAACTTATGCAGCACCAATGCGCGTAAAAATTCGTTTGATCATTAAAGATCGTGAAACGAAATCAATTAAAGACGTGCGTGAACAAGAAGTATACATGGGTGAAATGCCGCTCATGACTGATAACGGTACTTTCGTTATCAACGGTACTGAGCGTGTCATCGTATCTCAATTACACCGTTCACCAGGTGTATTCTTTGACCATGACAAGGGTAAAACCCACTCAAGTGGTAAAGTGTTGTATTCAGCACGTATTATTCCTTACCGTGGTTCATGGCTAGATTTTGAATTTGATGCTAAAGATTTAGTATTCGTACGTATTGACCGTCGTCGTAAGCTGCTTGCAACGGTGATTCTACGTGCCTTGAATTACAGCAATGAACAAATCTTGAATTTGTTCTATGAAAAAGTACCTGTATATCTTGATATGGGTAGCTATCAAATTGATCTTGTTCCAGATCGCTTACGTGGTGAAATGGCACAATTTGATATCTTAGACAATGATGGTAAAGCGATCGTTGAACAAGGTAAACGTATTAATGCACGTCACGTACGTCAAATGGAAGCTGCGAACTTAGCTAAGCTTTCTGTACCTGATGAATATTTATATGAGCGTATTACGGCTGAAGATATCACACTGAAAAGTGGTGATGTGATTCCTGCGAATACCGTTCTTAGCCATGACATCATGGTGAAGATCGCTGAAGGTGGTGTTAAACAGTTTAACATCCTGTTCACGAACGACATCGATCGTGGTCCTTTCGTTGCAGATACATTGCGTGCGGATACAACAACAGGTCGTGAAGAAGCACTTGTTGAAATCTATAAAGTAATGCGTCCAGGCGAGCCGCCAACGAAAGAAGCTGCTGAAAACTTATTCAACAACTTATTCTTCTCTTCTGAGCGTTATGACCTTTCTCCAGTAGGTCGTATGAAGTTCAACCGTCGTTTGGGTCGTCCTTACGAAGTGGGTACAGACCAGAAGTCACGTGAAGTTGAAGGTATTCTGTCACACGACGATATTATTGATGTATTACGTACATTAGTAGAAATTCGTAACGGTAAAGGTGAAGTCGACGATATCGATCACTTGGGTAACCGTCGTGTACGTTCTGTTGGTGAAATGACAGAAAACCAATTCCGTGTTGGTTTAGTTCGTGTTGAACGTGCTGTGAAAGAGCGTTTAAGCCAAGCAGAAACAGATAACTTGTCTCCGCAAGATTTAATCAACGCGAAACCAGTTGCTGCCGCAATCAAAGAATTCTTTGGTTCAAGCCAATTGTCTCAGTTCATGGACCAAAACAATCCATTGTCTGAAATTACACACAAACGTCGTGTATCTGCGCTTGGTCCTGGTGGTTTGACACGTGAACGCGCGGGCTTCGAAGTACGTGACGTACATCAAACTCACTATGGTCGTGTTTGTCCAATTGAAACGCCTGAAGGTCCAAACATTGGTTTGATCAACTCGCTTTCTGTCTATGCAAAAGCGAATGACTTCGGTTTCTTGGAAACACCATATCGTAAAGTTGTTGATGGTCGTGTGACTGATGAAGTTGAATACTTATCTGCAATTGAAGAAGTAGGGACTGTTATTGCACAGGCCGATTCTGCAGTGGATAAAGATGGTACTTTAACTGAAGAAATGGTTTCTGTACGTCATCAAGGTGACTTCGTTCGTATGTCGCCTGAGCGCGTAACGCATATGGACGTTTCTGCTCAACAGGTTGTATCTGTAGCAGCATCATTGATTCCATTCCTTGAACACGATGATGCGAACCGTGCATTGATGGGTTCAAACATGCAACGTCAGGCTGTTCCTACCTTGCGTGCTGACAAGCCGCTTGTTGGTACAGGTATGGAAGCAAACGTAGCACGTGACTCTGGTGTGTGTGTGATCGCTGACCGTGGTGGTGCGATTGAATATGTTGATGCATCTCGTATCGTTATTCGTGTCAACGAAGATGAAATGATCGCGGGTGAAGCGGGTGTAGATATCTATAACCTGATCAAATATACACGTTCAAACCAAAATACATGTATCAACCAAAACGTTATCGTAAACTTGGGTGACAAAGTTGCTCGTGGCGATATCTTGGCTGACGGTCCATCGACTGACATGGGTGAACTTGCGCTTGGTCAAAACATGCGCGTCGCGTTCATGACATGGAACGGTTATAACTACGAAGACTCGATCTTACTTTCTGAGCGTGTTCTTCAAGAAGACCGTTTAACGTCAATTCACATTCAAGAATTGTCATGTGTAGCACGTGATACTAAGTTAGGCGCAGAAGAAATTACTGCCGATATTCCTAACGTTGGTGAAGCTGCACTGTCTAAATTGGATGAGTCAGGTATTGTTTATATCGGTGCTGAAGTGACTGCAGGTGACATCCTTGTTGGTAAGGTAACACCTAAAGGTGAAACTCAGTTAACACCTGAAGAAAAATTACTTCGCGCAATCTTTGGTGAAAAAGCGGCTGACGTAAAAGACTCGTCTTTACGTGTTCCGTCTGGTACCAAAGGTACGGTGATTGACGTTCAAGTCTTCACACGTGATGGTTTAGAAAAAGATGAACGTGCTCAAGCAATTGAGAAAGCTCAGCTTGACGCATACCGTAAAGACTTGAAAGAAGAATACAAAATCTTCGAAGAAGCAGCACGTGAACGTATTGTTCGTTTGTTGAAAGGTCAAGAATCTAACGGTGGTGGTTCAACTAAACGCGGTGATAAACTTTCTGAAGACGTATTGTCTGGTTTAGAGCTTGTTGATTTACTTGAAATCCAGCCAAATGATGAAGCAATTGCTGAGCGTTTAACTCAAATTCAAGTGTTCTTGAAAGAGAAGAGTTACGAGATTGACGAGAAGTTTGCTGAGAAGAAGCGTAAACTTTCTACAGGTGATGAGTTAACAACTGGCGTATTGAAAGTTGTTAAGGTTTACCTTGCAGTTAAACGTCGTATCCAGCCTGGTGATAAGATGGCGGGTCGTCACGGTAACAAGGGTGTTGTATCAAACATCTTGCCAGTTGAAGACATGCCACATGATGCCAATGGTGTACCAGTCGACATCGTATTGAACCCACTAGGTGTACCGTCACGTATGAACGTGGGTCAGATTCTTGAGACTCACTTGGGTATGGCGGCGAAAGGTCTTGGCGATAAGATCGAAAAAATGTTGAAAGAACAACGTACAGTGATTGAACTGCGTGAATTCTTAGACAAGATTTATAACAAGGTTGGTGGTGAGCAGGAAGAGCTTGATAGCTTGACTGACGCAGAAATCTTGGCGCTTTCAGGTAACTTGCGTGCTGGTGTTCCATTAGCAACTCCAGTATTTGATGGTGCTGAAGAAAGCCAGATCAAAGACTTACTTGAATTGGCAGACATTTCTCGTACAGGTCAAACAGTATTGTTTGATGGTCGTACAGGTGAACAGTTTGACCGTCCTGTAACTGTAGGTTACATGTACATGCTCAAATTGAACCACTTGGTTGATGACAAGATGCATGCGCGTTCAACGGGTTCTTACTCACTTGTGACTCAACAGCCGCTTGGTGGTAAAGCACAATTCGGTGGTCAGCGTTTCGGTGAGATGGAAGTATGGGCACTTGAAGCATACGGTGCTGCATATACGCTCCAAGAAATGCTTACAGTGAAGTCGGATGACGTCGAAGGTCGTACACGCATCTATAAGAATATTGTAGATGGAAACCATTATATGGATCCGGGTATGCCTGAATCGTTCAACGTATTGACCAAAGAGATCCGTTCTTTAGGTATCAACATTGAACTGAAAAATGGTGACTAA